Proteins encoded together in one Telopea speciosissima isolate NSW1024214 ecotype Mountain lineage chromosome 4, Tspe_v1, whole genome shotgun sequence window:
- the LOC122658860 gene encoding SH3 domain-containing protein 2-like: protein MDAIRKQATKLREQVAKQQQAVFKQFGGGGYGGSDNLVTDEAELHQHQKLEKLYISTRAAKHFQRDIVRGVEGYIVTGSKQVEIGTKLSEDSRKYGVENTCTSGNTLSKAALNFSRARGQMEKERGSLLKALGTQVAEPLRAMVVGAPLEDARHLAQRYDRMRQEAEAQAIEVSKRQVKVRESVGNVDNASKLEAAEAKLLELKSNMATLGKEAAAAMAAVEAQQQRLTLQRLITLVESERTYHQRILQILDQLEGEMVSERQRIEASPNVAVDNSMPPPPSYEEVNGVLAAQTYDGSTDSMGYFLGEVVHSYQAESDVELNLSVGDYVVVRKVSNNGWAEGECKGKAGWFPFGYIERRDRVLASKVAEVC from the exons ATGGATGCCATCAGAAAACAAGCCACGAAGCTCAGGGAACAGGTCGCAAAGCAACAACAG GCCGTCTTCAAGCAGTTTGGAGGTGGAGGATATGGAGGGTCAGATAATTTAGTTACAGATGAGGCAGAACTACATCAGCATCAAAAACTTGAGAAGCTTTACATTTCAACCCGTGCAGCCAAG CACTTCCAAAGGGATATTGTTCGTGGTGTTGAAGGTTATATTGTTACTGGGTCCAAACAAGTTGAGATAG GTACAAAGTTGTCAGAAGATAGCAGGAAATATGGTGTTGAAAATACGTGTACCAGTGGTAATACGTTGTCTAAAGCTGCATTGAATTTTTCACGAGCTCGTGGTCAAATGGAAAAGGAGCGTGGAAGTTTACTGAAGGCCCTTGGTACACAG GTTGCAGAGCCATTAAGAGCAATGGTTGTGGGAGCACCACTGGAGGATGCTCGGCATCTTGCTCAACGATATGATAGAATGCGACAGGAAGCTGAAGCTCAG GCTATTGAAGTCTCTAAACGCCAAGTAAAAGTAAGGGAATCTGTAGGCAATGTTGATAATGCTTCAAAGCTTGAAGCTGCTGAAGCCAAGCTGCTAGAGCTCAAGTCTAACATGGCAACATTGGGGAAAGAAGCTGCTGCTGCAATGGCTGCTGTGGAAGCCCAGCAACAAAGGTTAACGCTCCAGCGACTTATTACCTTG GTGGAATCGGAGCGTACTTACCATCAACGAATTTTACAAATACTCGATCAACTTGAAGGAGAG atggtatcagagcgccAAAGAATTGAAGCTTCTCCCAACGTTGCTGTAGACAATTCTATGCCACCACCGCCCTCATATGAAGAAGTTAATGGTGTTTTGGCTGCTCAAACATATGATGGGTCAACAGATAGCATGGGATACTTTTTAGGAGAG GTTGTGCATTCATATCAAGCTGAGTCTGATGTGGAGCTGAATTTGTCAGTGGGTGACTATGTTGTTGTCCGCAAG GTATCTAACAATGGCTGGGCAGAAGGTGAGTGCAAGGGGAAAGCAGGTTGGTTTCCATTTGGGTACATTGAAAGACGGGACAGAGTTCTTGCAAGCAAGGTAGCTGAAGTGTGTTAA